A part of bacterium genomic DNA contains:
- a CDS encoding sigma 54-interacting transcriptional regulator, translating to MAFQITTLLPTIKSLLAMTEVENALPVVLDLVSEYTGAERGCLELYDETGGIAFKRARQHGQDLDDEELSRISKNVVALARLTQEVIVSENAMADPRFDDPERSKQTILNQKLLSFACAPLCEGDQVFGVVYLDHRQEEAKFNQETRQLLHELTELLAGPLRQSLDNTLAQRRERERRQRHMQHVSDELARIKGYRDMIGTSPAMQQVYQFIEVMKDYDEYNVLILGEPGAGKELVAAALHRASRRSKKEMIAFDCCTVAESLLASELFGHEKGAFSGADQKREGLINAAEGGTLFLDEIGNLTLDVQKKLLRFLEEKQYRRMGSNTVYRADVRLIFATNKDLKKLVAEEKFMPDLLDRLERGRTLTLPPLRERGRDVLLIADKFLQTFNERHRTQIRFAPEARDWLLRYHFPGNIRELDKIVDNAAFGLLISPDDDQVIQPHHLSRLAVAHSSRSDGFSAAEDSFYAQFLPEAYRSRNFIAGRHSSEGKNAKYEWHDQLHVAVTPALDIPFRYAKEALIKAFEYNFFIALLREAKGVEKNAIARAEVDPKTLIEKMKSFGLKREWFVE from the coding sequence ATGGCTTTTCAGATTACGACGCTGTTACCGACGATCAAATCCCTCCTGGCAATGACGGAAGTCGAGAATGCTCTGCCGGTGGTGCTCGATCTCGTCAGCGAGTACACCGGCGCGGAACGCGGCTGCCTGGAGTTGTATGACGAAACCGGCGGCATTGCCTTCAAGAGAGCGCGGCAGCACGGCCAGGACCTCGACGATGAAGAATTGAGCCGGATCAGCAAAAACGTCGTGGCGCTCGCGCGGCTGACGCAAGAGGTGATCGTGAGTGAGAATGCCATGGCCGATCCGCGCTTCGACGATCCCGAACGCTCAAAGCAGACGATTTTGAATCAAAAGCTGCTGTCATTTGCGTGCGCGCCGCTGTGCGAAGGCGACCAGGTTTTCGGCGTGGTTTATCTCGATCATCGCCAGGAAGAAGCCAAATTCAACCAGGAAACCCGGCAGTTGTTGCACGAGCTGACCGAGCTGCTGGCCGGCCCGCTGCGCCAATCGCTGGACAACACGCTGGCGCAGCGCCGCGAGCGCGAGCGCCGGCAGCGCCACATGCAACATGTCAGTGATGAACTGGCGCGCATCAAAGGCTATCGCGACATGATCGGCACCAGCCCGGCAATGCAGCAGGTTTATCAATTCATCGAAGTGATGAAAGACTACGATGAGTACAATGTTCTGATTCTCGGGGAACCCGGCGCCGGCAAGGAGCTGGTTGCAGCAGCATTGCACCGCGCCAGCCGCCGCAGCAAGAAAGAGATGATCGCGTTCGATTGCTGCACCGTCGCCGAATCCCTGCTTGCTTCCGAGCTGTTCGGCCATGAAAAGGGCGCGTTCTCGGGCGCGGATCAAAAACGCGAGGGTTTGATCAACGCCGCCGAAGGCGGCACGCTGTTTTTGGATGAAATCGGCAACCTGACGCTCGACGTGCAAAAGAAACTGCTGCGCTTTTTGGAGGAGAAACAATACCGCCGGATGGGTTCCAACACCGTATATCGCGCCGACGTGCGTCTCATTTTCGCCACCAACAAGGATTTGAAGAAACTCGTGGCCGAGGAAAAGTTCATGCCGGACTTGCTGGATCGCCTCGAGCGCGGCCGCACGCTCACCCTGCCGCCGCTGCGCGAGCGCGGCCGCGATGTGTTGTTGATCGCGGACAAATTTCTCCAAACCTTCAATGAACGCCACCGCACGCAAATCCGGTTTGCGCCGGAAGCACGCGATTGGCTGTTGCGCTACCATTTTCCCGGAAACATTCGTGAGCTGGACAAGATCGTCGACAACGCGGCGTTCGGACTTTTGATTTCTCCCGATGACGATCAGGTGATTCAGCCACATCATCTCAGCCGGTTGGCCGTGGCGCATTCCTCCCGTTCCGACGGCTTCTCTGCGGCCGAAGACAGCTTCTATGCGCAATTCCTGCCCGAAGCGTATCGCAGCCGCAATTTTATCGCGGGCCGGCATTCGTCTGAGGGCAAAAACGCGAAATACGAATGGCATGATCAATTGCACGTTGCCGTGACCCCGGCGCTGGATATTCCCTTCCGGTACGCGAAAGAAGCGCTGATCAAAGCCTTTGAATACAATTTTTTCATTGCACTGCTGCGCGAGGCCAAAGGCGTGGAAAAAAACGCCATCGCCCGCGCCGAGGTCGATCCCAAAACCCTGATCGAAAAAATGAAATCGTTCGGTCTCAAGCGTGAATGGTTTGTGGAATGA
- a CDS encoding fibronectin type III domain-containing protein yields the protein MKLSRLQVLPGSRGTTHVVILLLWQALALGEARAQSFWQKSGGPSDQGRITAMAANRAGVLFAGTEQGGIYRSEDEGATWQAINNGLTNPYVSAFAIQSNGYVFAGTNGGGVFLSTDDGESWAQVNNGLTNLSITCMAINSEGRVFAGTDGSGVFASRTGGLWTQLAGGLADGKIRAVAVNSSGHLFAGTFDTGIFRSLDEGASWSPVNSGLLHTRVRAFAINSLDEIWVGTLAGGVYRSTNNGNSWVRVSTGLTNMNVLSLLKNSTNDFCVGTDGGGVFRSKDRGQNWVPMSTGLTESVIPSLARGQGDVVLAGTSQSGIFKGVLNTFVPNLFASAFSFSPNAVAPGGTISLSGTITNNDADLVITDIKINFFLSKNNTGEPDFSRFLHSYTMPPPLGFNESKDFSGELATVPDTTSPGSYYVWLSLDPDTTIRESNEEDNYRVSVSTLQVTANPPPPTPPEAPTNLQANAISSTQINLTWNDQSGNETRFRIERKIGTGAFTFLLNKAAGSTNHSDTGLTPGTRYTYRVRAENDGGNSAYSNEASATTPAPPTVTTNAATNVGKRTATLNATVNANLASATVKFQYGLTTSYGSEITATPSPVTGNNATEVSAVLPNLAANTTYHFRVTASNSAGTSNGSDRTFTTLPNTVLYVSATRGNDANAGTANLPVRNIQTALTRASAGDTVKVAAGNFSEGLQPQAQVVLLGGYTEDFSASARDFFLNRTVIRAVSTNMLVDSHGSTIAGFVFDGNNVAEDALVLQGATVARHNVIYGIRQGQGRGVAISGAALLINNTIHNCATAVQITSGAAAAVVKNNIITNSSVGIDNNAAPGVHRYNDVFNNEVNYAGAFNFSGVGDISLAPRYLDPAANDFRLQNTSPALDAGDPADAVGEEPAPNGSRIDLGAYGGTKNATPRLLPPVLLTPANSADGQPLTPTLSWQPATGANSYRLQISTGADFTTAVLDDSTLSVTAWPVGPLANNTRYYWRVNAKNNFGPSFFSSVFEFMTANPTLSRVAPASGNRLQTLEVTFTGNNIADDLAINVGADIAINSKRLHSPESLTVNLSIAANAVTGPREFSVGESNSQIFTVTNPAPTLASIAPARGDMEQTLDVIFTGSNFFQDATTVNAGNGILVNEITVTSPTSLTANLTITAAADTGRHDFVVINSGPGGGVSASQAFTVNPQTVVLAALAPASGDRLQTLEVIFSGTNFTESLAVNVGPDISINSQRFNSPESITVNITIGANAATGPRNFSIGSSNGVAFTVNNPAPTLAEISPASGDLGQTLEVVFTGSNFFQDATTVNTGPGIEVNAIVVNSATSLTANLTITAAADTGAHNFSVSNAAPGGGTSATQMFRVQPQTVTLTSIDPAAGDRLQSLNVIFTGTNFDQNLPVNTGPGITVNLKSLDSGDTSLTANITISGQAATGPRNFSVGTSNSQTFTVRNPAPTLAGLSPAAGDAGQTLDVVFIGTNFFGDATAVHVGSNITVNSIKVNSETSLTANLTISAGAARGEREFSVTNSGPGGGTSATQTFTVRPQSVILDSIAPTGGNRLDTLEVVFTGANLSEDLTVNVGPNITVNQKQLSDATRLTVNLTIDSAAATGPRLFSLGASNSQTFTVSNPAPVLTGIAPDSARIGQTVAVEFFGMNFFPDATTVNVGNGITVNAIEVRSTTSMRARLTLSMAAALGVREFSVSNASPGGGVAASRDFTVLRSNAAPEISHMPESSRPNGQSIAITASIIDDNGVAGAHLHYRRAGDPGFIKQSMTLTGGNNYRGDILANAVTSRGVEYFITATDADSAQDRLPPDQYFSIQIQVSSEARHDEQGTPVAQPAGNTQAAYRLISVPLLLDEPNAHAVLADELGPYDDTKWRLYGLSLLASPNLNDKEPYTELRNSGDLLPGKSLFLIVNEPGKVIVTGTARSVRTDQEFAITLQRGHNFIGAPFNFTIPINKLRLQSGNSVTLRTFNASGWPEAAALAPWEGYYIANLNETTDILFVDPDLSSGPQKATPAGATSAGGWRVQIMASCAAARDDFNFAGVLPQSKNDYDSHDRAEPPPIGEYVSLYFPHPEWQKALARFSDDMRSAATPNHRWDFDVASQAHGETVRLQFDLKEMPAGEVELYLLDPDLQYRQNVRENPVYTFIARGIEHAKKLALVAGEKEFVAEHVEAVAPLPRDFELHQNFPNPFSSMASERTRGMASTTIRYGLPSDARVTLRVFNLLGELVATLVPGEAQAAGYHLVNWDGRDAAGRPVTAGVYFYQLSANAISQVRKAVVLR from the coding sequence ATGAAACTCAGCCGGTTGCAGGTGTTGCCCGGATCACGCGGCACCACCCACGTGGTAATCCTTCTTCTGTGGCAGGCGCTGGCGCTGGGCGAGGCGCGAGCGCAATCCTTCTGGCAAAAGAGCGGTGGTCCCAGCGATCAGGGTCGCATCACGGCAATGGCAGCCAACCGCGCCGGCGTTCTGTTTGCCGGCACCGAGCAGGGCGGCATCTATCGGTCGGAGGATGAGGGCGCAACGTGGCAGGCGATCAACAATGGCTTGACGAACCCATACGTCTCGGCGTTTGCCATTCAATCGAATGGCTATGTTTTTGCCGGCACGAATGGCGGCGGCGTTTTTCTCTCCACCGATGACGGCGAAAGCTGGGCGCAGGTGAATAATGGCTTGACCAATCTTTCCATCACCTGTATGGCCATCAACTCCGAGGGCCGCGTTTTTGCGGGCACCGATGGCTCCGGCGTTTTTGCGAGTCGCACCGGCGGCCTCTGGACGCAACTGGCCGGCGGCCTCGCGGATGGAAAAATTCGCGCCGTAGCCGTCAACAGCAGCGGGCACCTCTTCGCCGGCACGTTTGACACCGGCATCTTTCGCTCGCTGGATGAAGGGGCAAGCTGGTCGCCGGTCAACAGCGGCTTACTTCACACCCGCGTGCGCGCCTTTGCAATCAATTCCCTGGATGAAATCTGGGTCGGCACGCTGGCCGGGGGTGTGTACCGCTCAACCAACAACGGCAATTCTTGGGTGCGGGTGAGCACGGGTTTGACCAACATGAATGTGCTGTCGTTGCTCAAAAACTCAACTAATGATTTTTGCGTTGGCACAGACGGCGGCGGAGTATTTCGATCAAAAGATCGCGGTCAGAATTGGGTGCCCATGAGCACGGGGCTGACCGAGTCCGTGATTCCATCGCTTGCAAGAGGGCAAGGCGATGTAGTCTTGGCAGGAACTTCTCAATCCGGCATTTTCAAAGGCGTGCTGAACACCTTTGTGCCAAATTTGTTCGCTTCTGCCTTTTCCTTCAGTCCCAACGCCGTCGCGCCCGGAGGCACAATAAGTTTGAGCGGCACGATAACCAACAACGACGCGGATTTGGTTATAACTGACATCAAAATCAATTTCTTCCTATCCAAGAACAACACCGGAGAACCAGATTTTAGCCGCTTCCTGCATTCCTACACCATGCCTCCGCCGCTGGGATTCAATGAAAGCAAAGATTTCAGCGGAGAACTCGCGACTGTGCCGGACACAACCAGCCCTGGGAGTTACTATGTCTGGCTGAGCCTCGACCCAGACACCACCATCCGCGAAAGCAACGAAGAAGACAACTATCGCGTTTCTGTTTCCACCCTGCAGGTCACTGCCAATCCGCCACCGCCCACGCCGCCCGAGGCGCCGACCAACTTGCAGGCAAATGCGATTTCGAGCACGCAAATCAATCTCACCTGGAACGACCAATCCGGCAATGAGACTCGTTTCAGAATTGAAAGAAAAATTGGAACCGGCGCTTTCACCTTCCTCCTCAACAAAGCCGCGGGCAGCACGAATCACAGTGACACCGGCTTGACGCCGGGAACGAGATACACCTATCGCGTGCGCGCGGAAAACGACGGCGGCAACTCCGCCTATTCCAATGAGGCCTCGGCCACGACGCCGGCGCCGCCCACCGTGACCACGAACGCTGCAACCAACGTCGGCAAGCGCACTGCCACGTTGAATGCCACGGTCAATGCCAACCTTGCCAGCGCTACGGTCAAATTTCAATACGGCTTGACCACGAGTTACGGCAGCGAAATAACCGCAACACCAAGCCCTGTGACCGGCAACAACGCCACGGAGGTGAGCGCAGTCTTGCCGAATCTTGCCGCCAACACGACTTATCATTTTCGCGTGACTGCGAGCAACAGCGCGGGAACCAGTAATGGCAGCGACCGCACGTTCACGACGTTACCCAATACCGTGCTGTATGTCTCAGCCACGCGCGGTAACGACGCCAACGCGGGCACCGCCAACTTGCCTGTGCGCAACATTCAAACCGCGCTCACTCGCGCGAGTGCAGGCGACACTGTCAAAGTGGCTGCCGGCAATTTCAGCGAGGGTTTGCAACCGCAAGCACAAGTCGTATTGTTGGGCGGTTATACGGAGGATTTCTCGGCCTCGGCGCGCGATTTTTTTCTCAACAGAACGGTGATTCGAGCGGTCAGTACGAATATGCTGGTTGATTCACATGGCAGCACAATCGCAGGCTTTGTGTTTGATGGCAACAACGTTGCCGAAGATGCTCTGGTTTTGCAAGGCGCCACCGTGGCCAGGCATAATGTGATCTATGGCATCCGGCAAGGCCAGGGACGCGGCGTCGCCATTTCAGGTGCCGCACTACTGATCAACAACACGATTCACAACTGCGCGACCGCGGTGCAAATCACTTCCGGAGCAGCCGCTGCGGTGGTGAAGAACAACATCATCACCAACAGCAGCGTTGGAATTGACAACAACGCAGCGCCTGGCGTGCACCGTTACAACGATGTTTTTAACAACGAAGTCAATTACGCCGGCGCATTCAATTTTTCCGGAGTCGGCGATATTAGCCTGGCGCCGCGCTATCTCGATCCCGCGGCCAACGATTTTCGCTTGCAAAACACTTCGCCGGCGCTCGACGCCGGTGATCCGGCGGATGCGGTCGGCGAGGAGCCGGCGCCGAATGGCAGCCGCATCGACCTGGGCGCGTACGGCGGCACGAAAAACGCCACGCCGCGCCTGCTGCCGCCGGTTTTGCTCACGCCCGCCAACAGCGCTGATGGCCAGCCGCTCACGCCCACGCTCTCCTGGCAGCCCGCCACCGGCGCGAATTCCTACCGGCTGCAAATTTCCACCGGCGCAGACTTCACCACCGCGGTCTTGGATGATTCCACCCTCAGTGTTACCGCATGGCCGGTGGGCCCGCTGGCCAACAACACACGCTACTACTGGCGCGTCAATGCCAAAAACAATTTTGGCCCAAGCTTCTTTTCGAGCGTGTTCGAGTTCATGACAGCTAACCCGACGCTGAGCAGGGTCGCGCCGGCGAGCGGCAATCGTTTGCAGACGCTGGAGGTGACTTTTACCGGCAACAACATTGCCGACGATCTCGCGATAAATGTCGGGGCGGATATTGCGATCAATTCCAAAAGGCTGCACAGTCCGGAGAGTTTGACCGTGAATCTCTCCATCGCCGCCAACGCTGTGACCGGGCCGCGTGAGTTTTCGGTGGGCGAATCGAACAGCCAGATTTTCACTGTTACCAATCCCGCGCCCACGCTGGCCAGCATTGCCCCGGCGCGCGGCGATATGGAACAAACCTTGGACGTGATTTTCACCGGCAGCAATTTCTTTCAAGATGCCACCACGGTGAATGCCGGCAATGGCATTCTCGTGAATGAGATAACCGTGACAAGCCCAACCAGCTTGACGGCAAACCTCACCATCACCGCCGCGGCTGACACCGGCAGACATGATTTCGTGGTGATCAACAGCGGCCCCGGCGGAGGCGTCTCGGCCAGTCAAGCCTTCACGGTGAATCCGCAGACCGTGGTGTTGGCGGCGCTCGCGCCGGCCAGCGGAGATCGTTTGCAAACGCTGGAGGTGATTTTTTCCGGCACCAATTTCACTGAAAGCCTGGCAGTAAATGTGGGGCCGGATATTTCGATCAACTCGCAACGGTTCAACAGTCCAGAGAGCATAACGGTGAATATTACCATCGGCGCCAATGCCGCCACCGGGCCGCGCAATTTTTCAATCGGCTCATCCAACGGCGTGGCGTTTACCGTCAACAATCCCGCGCCCACCCTGGCGGAAATTTCTCCGGCCAGCGGCGATCTTGGCCAGACATTGGAGGTGGTTTTTACCGGCAGCAATTTCTTTCAGGATGCAACCACGGTGAACACCGGCCCGGGAATAGAGGTGAATGCGATCGTCGTGAACAGTGCCACCAGCCTGACGGCGAACCTCACGATTACCGCGGCGGCTGACACCGGTGCTCACAATTTTTCGGTGAGCAATGCCGCGCCCGGCGGAGGAACCTCAGCCACGCAGATGTTCCGCGTGCAGCCGCAGACGGTGACGCTGACCAGCATCGATCCCGCCGCCGGCGATCGCTTGCAAAGCTTGAATGTGATTTTTACCGGAACGAATTTTGATCAGAATCTTCCGGTGAACACCGGCCCGGGCATTACCGTCAATCTAAAAAGTCTGGATAGCGGCGACACCAGCTTGACCGCGAATATCACGATCAGCGGCCAAGCTGCCACCGGGCCGCGCAATTTTTCCGTGGGAACGTCGAACAGCCAAACGTTCACCGTGCGCAATCCCGCGCCAACATTGGCCGGACTCAGTCCTGCCGCAGGCGATGCCGGACAAACGCTCGACGTGGTTTTCATCGGTACGAATTTCTTTGGCGATGCTACTGCGGTGCATGTGGGATCGAACATCACAGTCAACTCGATCAAAGTAAATAGCGAGACCAGCTTGACCGCGAATCTCACCATCTCTGCCGGCGCGGCCCGGGGTGAGCGCGAATTCTCCGTGACCAACAGCGGCCCGGGCGGCGGAACTTCTGCTACGCAAACGTTCACGGTGCGGCCGCAAAGCGTGATATTGGACAGTATCGCTCCCACCGGCGGCAATCGTCTCGACACTCTTGAAGTTGTTTTCACCGGCGCCAACTTGAGCGAAGATTTGACGGTGAATGTTGGGCCGAATATCACGGTCAATCAAAAGCAACTCAGCGATGCAACGCGCCTGACGGTGAATCTCACCATTGACAGCGCTGCCGCCACCGGGCCGCGCCTTTTCTCGCTCGGCGCCTCCAATAGTCAAACCTTTACCGTAAGCAATCCCGCGCCGGTATTGACCGGCATTGCTCCGGACTCCGCCCGCATTGGGCAAACGGTTGCAGTGGAATTTTTCGGCATGAACTTCTTCCCTGATGCCACCACCGTGAATGTCGGCAACGGCATCACGGTCAATGCCATCGAAGTCAGAAGCACGACCAGCATGCGTGCACGGCTCACCCTCTCGATGGCAGCAGCTTTGGGTGTGCGTGAATTCTCCGTGAGCAACGCCAGCCCGGGCGGCGGCGTTGCGGCGAGCCGGGATTTTACGGTCTTGCGCAGCAATGCGGCGCCGGAAATCTCGCATATGCCGGAATCGTCACGCCCCAACGGCCAGAGCATTGCAATCACGGCCAGCATCATCGACGACAACGGCGTTGCCGGCGCGCATTTGCATTATCGCCGCGCCGGTGATCCCGGCTTCATCAAGCAGTCAATGACGCTCACCGGCGGCAACAATTATCGCGGCGATATTCTGGCAAACGCCGTAACCTCGCGCGGGGTGGAGTATTTTATCACGGCAACCGATGCGGATAGTGCACAAGACCGGCTACCGCCGGACCAATATTTCTCGATTCAAATACAAGTCTCCAGCGAGGCGCGGCATGATGAGCAGGGCACTCCCGTGGCGCAGCCGGCAGGCAATACGCAAGCCGCTTATCGTTTGATCTCCGTGCCCCTGCTGCTGGACGAACCCAATGCCCATGCCGTTCTCGCCGACGAGCTTGGCCCTTATGATGACACCAAATGGCGGCTTTATGGCCTGTCGCTGCTCGCTTCACCAAATCTCAACGACAAAGAGCCTTATACCGAACTGCGCAACAGCGGCGATTTGTTGCCCGGAAAAAGCTTGTTCCTGATCGTCAACGAGCCGGGCAAGGTCATTGTCACCGGCACAGCGCGCTCGGTGCGCACCGATCAGGAGTTTGCCATTACCTTGCAGCGCGGCCACAACTTCATCGGCGCGCCGTTCAACTTCACCATTCCAATCAACAAGCTGCGTTTGCAAAGCGGCAACAGCGTGACGCTGCGAACGTTCAATGCCAGCGGTTGGCCGGAGGCCGCGGCGCTCGCGCCCTGGGAAGGATACTACATCGCAAACCTGAACGAGACGACAGACATTCTTTTCGTTGATCCGGATCTCTCCTCCGGCCCGCAGAAAGCAACGCCGGCAGGCGCAACCAGCGCCGGCGGTTGGCGCGTGCAAATCATGGCAAGCTGCGCCGCAGCGCGCGATGATTTCAATTTTGCGGGCGTGTTGCCGCAAAGCAAAAATGATTATGACAGCCACGATCGCGCCGAGCCGCCGCCCATCGGCGAGTATGTCTCGCTGTATTTCCCGCATCCGGAATGGCAAAAGGCCCTGGCGCGCTTCAGTGATGACATGCGCTCTGCGGCGACGCCCAATCACCGCTGGGATTTTGACGTGGCCAGCCAAGCCCACGGCGAAACGGTCAGACTGCAATTCGATTTGAAGGAAATGCCGGCCGGCGAGGTTGAGCTTTATCTGCTTGATCCTGATCTGCAGTATCGCCAAAACGTGCGCGAGAATCCCGTTTACACGTTTATCGCGCGCGGTATCGAACATGCGAAAAAGCTGGCGTTGGTGGCAGGTGAAAAGGAGTTCGTTGCCGAACATGTCGAGGCGGTTGCACCCTTGCCGCGTGACTTTGAGCTGCACCAAAACTTTCCGAATCCGTTTTCCAGCATGGCTTCAGAACGCACGCGCGGCATGGCAAGCACCACGATTCGTTACGGCCTTCCCAGCGACGCGCGCGTTACGCTGCGTGTCTTCAACCTGCTGGGCGAGCTGGTGGCCACGTTGGTGCCGGGCGAGGCGCAAGCCGCGGGGTATCATCTCGTCAACTGGGATGGCCGCGATGCGGCCGGCCGGCCGGTGACAGCAGGCGTCTATTTCTACCAACTCAGCGCGAATGCGATTTCCCAAGTGCGGAAGGCGGTGGTGTTGAGGTAG
- a CDS encoding PEGA domain-containing protein, translated as MEARLIGKTIDNYRIIALLGKGGMGVVYQALDLQLDKIVALKMMDLGLSRDESFLKRFRAEARALGKLQDPFIVNVHALRETELGLLLVMEFVDGDTLAQILRSRGPLPHAEALPLFHQILHALEHAHRAGVIHRDLKPNNIMVNRLGTVKVMDFGLAKLQHPSEPTTSTITGGTLHYMSPEQIHGMSQVDHRSDLYSAGMSLYETLTGKTPFDASLTDFATRQAIVAGNLPSPERLNLAIPRELAKIVMKALAQNPDGRFQSAAEMAAALTEFEQAAAARISPAAVKRSGKRPLGRIALAALAAIVVVAAILLSQRLARNSGELAQSPLPSLSLATQPGGATVFLDGDSTGVTPLKMTPARAGRIALRLQKADYFPLDTAVTIIAGRPEAFSFTMRPAAKLRLTVAPPEASVKIDGRPVAAVELADLRLNVGRHDIDISAPGHQTRREELVLSHGANPPRRFVLERNPLPSETTPAAGTLAIKSDPAGAAILLNGRAFGVTPQTAVIAAGRHEIILRLPGYKDDTTFVTIFSGQTSEAFGRLQLQTGTLSVLVKPFGTIYLNGALERQESTLRFTKTLAAGVHRLTAVHPTLGRWEKNVTIAPDEEVSLEIDFNRQATLRVTAFDQSNNPVYASIIVDGNDLNQKAPKQLMLHIGLHTIAVRQEGYRMVGPAKTILLEGNVNEPLRFTLQKLQ; from the coding sequence ATGGAAGCAAGGCTCATCGGCAAGACGATTGACAACTATCGCATCATCGCGCTGCTCGGCAAAGGCGGCATGGGCGTCGTCTACCAGGCCCTCGACCTTCAGCTCGACAAGATCGTGGCGCTCAAGATGATGGACCTCGGGCTGTCGCGTGACGAGAGCTTCTTAAAACGGTTTCGCGCGGAAGCGCGCGCGCTCGGCAAGCTGCAAGATCCCTTCATCGTCAACGTGCATGCGCTGCGGGAAACCGAGTTGGGGCTGCTGCTGGTGATGGAATTCGTTGACGGCGACACGCTGGCGCAAATACTCCGCAGCCGCGGCCCGCTTCCGCATGCCGAAGCGCTGCCTCTTTTCCACCAAATCCTGCACGCCCTCGAGCACGCCCACCGCGCCGGCGTCATTCACCGCGACTTGAAACCCAACAACATCATGGTCAATCGCCTCGGCACGGTGAAGGTGATGGACTTCGGGCTGGCCAAGCTGCAGCATCCTTCCGAACCCACCACCAGCACGATCACCGGCGGCACGCTGCACTACATGTCACCCGAGCAAATTCACGGCATGTCCCAGGTCGATCACCGCAGTGATCTCTATTCCGCAGGCATGAGTTTGTATGAAACCCTGACGGGCAAAACGCCCTTTGACGCGAGCTTGACTGATTTCGCAACCCGCCAGGCGATCGTGGCAGGCAACCTGCCTTCGCCGGAGCGCCTCAATCTGGCCATTCCCAGGGAACTGGCGAAGATTGTGATGAAAGCGCTCGCGCAAAACCCTGACGGGCGATTTCAATCAGCCGCGGAGATGGCCGCAGCACTCACCGAATTTGAACAGGCTGCCGCCGCGCGAATTTCTCCGGCAGCAGTCAAGCGCTCCGGCAAACGGCCGCTGGGAAGAATCGCCCTGGCTGCGCTGGCCGCGATTGTTGTTGTGGCTGCGATCTTGCTTTCACAAAGACTCGCGCGCAATTCCGGCGAACTCGCACAATCTCCCCTTCCCAGCCTCTCGCTCGCCACCCAGCCCGGCGGCGCAACCGTCTTCCTCGATGGCGATTCCACCGGTGTCACACCGCTGAAAATGACCCCGGCGCGCGCAGGCCGGATCGCGCTGCGGCTGCAAAAGGCAGATTACTTCCCGCTCGACACGGCGGTGACAATCATTGCAGGCCGGCCGGAGGCTTTCTCATTCACCATGCGGCCGGCAGCGAAGCTGAGGCTCACCGTCGCGCCGCCGGAAGCCAGTGTGAAAATCGATGGCAGGCCAGTCGCGGCTGTGGAACTTGCCGATCTGCGGCTCAACGTGGGCCGGCATGACATCGACATCTCAGCACCCGGCCATCAAACCCGGCGGGAGGAGCTTGTGCTGTCGCACGGCGCGAATCCTCCGCGCCGTTTCGTGCTGGAGAGAAACCCGCTGCCAAGCGAGACAACGCCGGCAGCGGGCACACTCGCGATCAAATCCGATCCTGCCGGCGCCGCAATTCTGCTGAACGGACGCGCGTTCGGCGTGACTCCCCAAACAGCAGTGATCGCCGCCGGCCGGCATGAAATCATCTTGCGCCTGCCGGGATACAAGGACGACACCACTTTCGTAACAATATTTTCCGGACAAACCAGCGAAGCATTCGGCAGACTGCAGTTGCAGACCGGAACCTTGAGTGTGCTGGTGAAACCGTTTGGCACCATTTACCTCAATGGCGCGCTGGAGCGGCAGGAATCAACCCTGCGTTTCACCAAAACGCTGGCGGCCGGCGTGCATCGCCTGACGGCGGTTCATCCCACGCTGGGGAGATGGGAAAAGAACGTAACGATCGCGCCGGACGAAGAAGTGTCGCTCGAGATCGATTTCAACAGGCAGGCGACGCTGCGCGTGACCGCTTTCGATCAATCGAACAATCCGGTGTATGCCAGCATCATTGTTGACGGCAACGACCTCAATCAAAAAGCGCCCAAGCAGCTCATGTTGCACATCGGTCTGCACACGATCGCGGTTCGGCAGGAAGGTTATCGTATGGTGGGTCCGGCCAAAACGATTCTGTTGGAAGGCAATGTCAACGAGCCTTTGCGTTTCACGCTGCAAAAACTTCAATAG
- a CDS encoding BMC domain-containing protein, with translation MENAIGLIELTSIARGYEVADALLKTAGVQIVFNRSICPGKFMVMVAGDTAAVHESMQVGLDRGGETVVDSLLISNVHPEVFPAISGTRLITATGALGIIETFSVASVIEAADAAVKAANVQLMQIHLAMAIGGKGYVTLTGEVAAVTAAVEAGANYIRNKGLLVSKVVIPQPRREILEDKI, from the coding sequence ATGGAAAACGCCATCGGCCTGATAGAATTGACCTCCATCGCCCGCGGCTATGAAGTTGCGGATGCGCTGCTGAAAACCGCCGGCGTGCAGATCGTGTTCAATCGCAGCATTTGTCCGGGCAAGTTCATGGTGATGGTGGCGGGCGATACCGCCGCGGTGCACGAAAGCATGCAGGTGGGCCTGGATCGCGGCGGCGAAACCGTGGTGGACAGCCTGCTCATCTCCAATGTGCATCCGGAAGTTTTTCCCGCGATCAGTGGCACCCGTCTCATCACCGCGACCGGCGCGCTGGGCATCATCGAAACATTTTCGGTGGCTTCGGTGATCGAAGCGGCCGATGCCGCAGTCAAGGCGGCCAACGTGCAATTAATGCAAATTCATCTCGCCATGGCGATTGGCGGCAAGGGCTACGTCACCCTCACCGGCGAGGTCGCGGCCGTGACCGCGGCGGTGGAGGCCGGCGCCAACTACATTCGCAACAAAGGACTGTTGGTGAGCAAAGTCGTCATTCCCCAACCGCGCCGGGAGATTTTGGAAGACAAGATTTAG